One genomic region from Pseudochaenichthys georgianus chromosome 15, fPseGeo1.2, whole genome shotgun sequence encodes:
- the LOC117460039 gene encoding myosin heavy chain, fast skeletal muscle-like gives MVPKSLSKYWELRRFERVVKEEEVFPLNPPKYDKIEDMAMMTHLNEASVLYNLKERYAAWMIYTYSGLFCATVNPYKWLPVYDSECVSAYRGKKRMEAPPHIFSVSDNAYQFMATDRENQSVLITGESGAGKTVNTKRVIQYFATISVSGPKRDESKGSLEDQIIAANPLLESYGNAKTVRNDNSSRFGKFIRIHFNTAGKLASADIETYLLEKSRVTFQLEEERGYHIFYQMMTGHIPELLELALLTTNPYDFPMCSMGKIVVASIDDKVELEATDNAIDILGFTHEEKMSIYKMTGAVLHHGNMKFRQKQREEQAEPDGTDDADKVAYLLGLNSADMLKGLCYPRVKVGNEYVTKGQTVPQVNNSVPALAKSIYERMFLWMVIRINNMLDTKQPRQFYIGVLDIAGFEIFDFNTLEQLCINFTNEKLQQFFNHTMFVLEQEEYKKEGIIWEFIDFGMDLAACIELIERPMGIFSILEEECMFPKASDTSFKNKLYDQHLGKNKAFEKPKPAKGKAEAHFSLVHYAGTVDYNISGWLDKNKDPLNDSVIQLYMKSSVKLLVSLYPPVVEDTTKKGGKKKGGSMQTVSSQFRENLGKLMTNLRATHPHFVRCLIPNEIKTPGLMENHLVIHQLRCNGVLEGIRICRKGFPSRILYADFKQRYKVLNAGVIPDGQFMDNKKASEKLLGSIDVPHDEYKFGHTKVFFKAGLLGTLEEMRDEKLASLVRITQALCRGYLMRTEFVKMTARREAVYTIQYNVRSFMNVKHWPWMKVYYKIKPLLQTAETEKELANMKENYEKMTTDLATALAKKKELEEKMVSLLREKTDLALQVASEGDNLTDAEERCEGLIKSKIQMEAKLKETTERLEDEEEMNAELTAKKRKLEDECSELKKDIDDLELTLAKVEKEKHATENKVKNLTEEMASQDESVAKLTKEKKALQESHQQTLDDLQAEEDKVNTLTKAKTKLEQQVDDLEGSLEQEKKLRMDLERTKRKLEGDLKLSQESVMDLENDKQQSDEKIKKKDFECSQLLSKIEDEQSLGAQLQKKIKELQARIEELEEEIEAERAARAKVEKQRADLSRELEEISERLEEAGGATAAQIEMNKKREAEFQKLRRDLEESTLQHEATAAALRKKQADSVAELGEQIDNLQRVKQKLEKEKSEYKMEIDDLSSNMENVAKAKGNLEKMCRTLEDQLSELKTKNDENVRQINDTSSQKARLLTENGEFSRQVEEKEALVSQLTRGKQASTQQIDELKRQIEEEVKAKNALAHGLQSARHDCDLLREQFEEEQEAKAELQRGMSKANSEVAQWRSKYETDAIQRTEELEESKKKLAQRLQEAEEQIEAVNSKCASLEKTKQRLQSEVEDLMIDVERANGLAANLDKKQRNFDKVLAEWKQKYEEGQAELEGAQKEARSLSTELFKMKNSYEEALDHLETMKRENKNLQQEISDLTEQIGETGKSIHELEKNKKQVETEKTEIQTALEEAEGTLEHEESKILRVQLELNQIKGEVDRKLAEKDEEMEQIKRNSQRVTDSMQSTLDSEVRSRNDALRIKKKMEGDLNEMEIQLSHANRQAAESTKQLRNVQAQLKDAQLHLDDAVRAQEDFKEQAAMVDRRNGLMVAEIEELRAALEQTERSRKIAEQELVDASERVGLLHSQNTSLVNTKKKLETDLVQVQGEVDDIVQEARNAEEKAKKAITDAAMMAEELKKEQDTSAHLERMKKNLEVAVKDLQHRLDEAENLAMKGGKKQLQKLESRVRELEAEVEAEQRRGVDAVKGVRKYERRVKELTYQTEEDKKNVARLQDLVDKLQLKVKAYKRQAEEAEEQANTHLSKCRKVQNELEEAEERADIAESQVNKLRAKGRDSGKGKEAAE, from the exons ATGGTGCCAAAGTCACTGTCAAAATACTGGGAACTGAGGAGGTTC GAGAGGGTAGTGAAAGAAGAGGAGGTCTTCCCATTGAACCCTCCCAAGTATGACAAGATTGAGGACATGGCCATGATGACCCATCTCAATGAAGCCTCTGTGCTGTATAACCTCAAAGAGCGTTATGCAGCATGGATGATCTAC ACCTACTCTGGGTTGTTCTGTGCCACTGTGAACCCCTACAAGTGGCTCCCAGTATACGATTCTGAATGTGTAAGTGCCTACAGAGGCAAGAAGCGTATGGAGGCTCCACCCCACATCTTCTCTGTCTCTGACAACGCTTATCAGTTCATGGCTACTG aTAGGGAAAACCAGTCTGTCTTGATCAC TGGAGAATCTGGTGCTGGAAAGACTGTGAACACCAAGCGTGTCATCCAGTACTTTGCAACAATCTCAGTTTCTGGACCCAAGAGAGACGAATCAAAG GGGTCACTTGAGGATCAGATTATTGCAGCCAATCCATTGCTTGAGTCTTATGGTAACGCCAAAACTGTGAGGAATGACAACTCTTCTCGTTTT GGTAAATTCATCAGAATCCATTTCAACACAGCTGGCAAACTGGCTAGTGCTGATATTGAGACTT ATCTGCTGGAGAAGTCTAGAGTGACATTCCAGCTTGAGGAAGAGAGAGGCTACCATATCTTCTACCAGATGATGACCGGCCACATACCAGAGCTCCTTG AACTGGCACTCCTCACAACCAACCCCTACGACTTCCCCATGTGCAGCATGGGTAAGATCGTTGTGGCCAGCATTGATGACAAAGTGGAGCTGGAAGCCACGGAT AATGCTATTGATATCCTGGGCTTCACTCATGAAGAGAAGATGAGCATTTACAAGATGACCGGTGCTGTGCTTCACCATGGTAACATGAAGTTCAGGCAAAAGCAGCGTGAGGAGCAGGCTGAGCCTGATGGCACAGACG ATGCTGACAAGGTTGCTTATTTGCTGGGTCTGAACTCCGCTGACATGCTGAAGGGTCTGTGCTATCCTAGAGTGAAGGTCGGAAATGAGTATGTCACCAAGGGACAGACTGTACCTCAG gtCAACAACTCAGTGCCTGCCCTGGCCAAGTCTATCTATGAGAGGATGTTCTTGTGGATGGTCATCCGTATCAACAATATGTTGGACACCAAACAACCTAGACAGTTCTACATTGGTGTGCTGGATATTGCTGGCTTTGAAATCTTTGAT TTCAATACATTGGAGCAGCTGTGCATCAACTTCACAAATGAGAAACTGCAACAGTTCTTCAACCACACCATGTTCGTCCTGGAGCAAGAGGAGTACAAGAAGGAGGGTATTATCTGGGAGTTCATTGACTTTGGTATGGACTTGGCTGCCTGCATTGAGCTGATTGAAAGG CCCATGGGCATCTTCTCCATCCTTGAAGAGGAGTGCATGTTCCCCAAGGCCTCAGACACATCCTTCAAGAACAAGCTGTATGACCAGCATCTTGGCAAAAACAAAGCATTTGAGAAGCCAAAGCCCGCAAAGGGCAAGGCTGAGGCCCACTTCTCCCTGGTGCACTATGCTGGTACCGTGGACTACAACATCTCTGGCTGGCTGGACAAGAACAAGGATCCCCTGAATGACTCTGTCATTCAGCTGTACATGAAATCTTCAGTGAAACTGCTGGTTTCACTGTATCCTCCAGTAGTTGAGG ATACTACTAAGAAGGGAGGCAAGAAGAAGGGTGGTTCTATGCAGACTGTGTCCTCACAGTTCAGG GAGAACTTGGGCAAGCTGATGACTAACTTGAGGGCCACCCATCCTCACTTTGTGCGCTGCCTGATTCCCAATGAGATAAAGACTCCAG GTCTTATGGAGAACCACCTGGTTATCCACCAGCTCAGGTGTAATGGTGTCCTGGAGGGTATTAGAATCTGCAGAAAAGGTTTCCCCAGCAGGATCCTCTATGCTGACTTCAAGCAGAG ATACAAGGTGCTGAATGCCGGTGTCATCCCTGACGGTCAGTTCATGGACAACAAGAAGGCTTCAGAGAAGCTGCTTGGGTCAATTGATGTTCCTCATGATGAATATAAATTTGGACACACCAAG GTGTTCTTCAAGGCTGGCCTGCTGGGTACCCTTGAGGAGATGAGAGACGAAAAACTGGCATCTCTGGTCAGAATTACTCAGGCTTTGTGTCGTGGTTATCTCATGCGAACAGAGTTTGTCAAGATGACAGCAAGGAG GGAAGCCGTATACACCATCCAATACAACGTGCGCTCCTTCatgaatgtcaaacactggccATGGATGAAGGTCTACTACAAGATTAAGCCTCTGCTGCAGACTGCTGAAACTGAGAAGGAGCTGGCAAATATGAAGGAGAACTATGAAAAAATGACAACTGACCTGGCTACTGCCCTGGCCAAGAAGAAGGAACTGGAGGAGAAGATGGTTTCCCTTCTGCGGGAGAAGACTGATCTGGCTCTGCAAGTAGCATCT GAAGGAGACAATCTCACTGATGCTGAGGAGAGATGTGAGGGACTCATCAAGAGTAAGATTCAGATGGAGGCCAAACTCAAAGAGACAACTGAGAGactggaggatgaagaggaaatGAATGCTGAGCTCACTGCCAAGAAGAGAAAGCTGGAGGATGAATGCTCTGAGCTCAAGAAGGATATTGATGACCTGGAGCTTACCTTGGCCAAAGTGGAAAAGGAGAAACATGCCACTGAGAACAAG GTGAAGAACCTGACCGAGGAGATGGCCTCTCAGGATGAGAGCGTTGCTAAGCTGACCAAGGAAAAGAAAGCCCTTCAGGAGTCTCATCAGCAGACTCTTGATGACCTGCAGGCAGAGGAAGACAAAGTCAACACTCTGACCAAGGCCAAGACCAAGCTTGAGCAGCAAGTGGATGAT CTTGAGGGTTCTCTGGAGCAAGAGAAGAAGCTGCGTATGGACCTGGAGAGAACCAAGAGAAAGCTTGAGGGTGATCTCAAACTGTCCCAGGAATCCGTCATGGATCTTGAGAATGACAAGCAGCAGTCTGATGAGAAAATCAAAAA GAAGGACTTTGAATGCAGTCAGCTCCTTAGCAAGATTGAAGATGAGCAGTCTCTGGGTGCTCAGCTCCAGAAGAAGATCAAGGAGCTCCAG GCTCGTATTGAGGAACTGGAAGAGGAGATTGAGGCTGAGCGTGCAGCTCGTGCCAAGGTTGAGAAGCAGAGAGCTGACCTCTCCAGGGAACTTGAGGAGATCAGTGAGAGGCTGGAGGAGGCTGGAGGTGCCACCGCTGCTCAGATTGAGATGAACAAGAAGCGTGAGGCTGAGTTCCAGAAGCTCCGTCGTGACCTTGAGGAGTCCACTCTGCAGCATGAAGCAACTGCTGCTGCCCTTCGCAAGAAGCAGGCTGACAGTGTTGCTGAGCTGGGAGAGCAGATTGACAACCTCCAGCGTGTCAAGCAGAAGCTTGAGAAGGAAAAGAGTGAATACAAGATGGAGATTGATGACCTCTCTAGCAACATGGAGAATGTTGCTAAGGCAAAG GGAAATCTTGAAAAGATGTGCCGTACTCTTGAGGACCAACTTAGCGAACTGAAGACCAAGAATGATGAAAACGTCCGCCAAATCAATGACACAAGTTCACAGAAAGCACGTCTCCTGACAGAAAATG GTGAGTTCAGCCGTCAAGTTGAAGAGAAGGAAGCTCTTGTCTCTCAGTTGACCAGAGGCAAGCAGGCCTCCACACAGCAGATTGATGAATTGAAGCGACAGATTGAGGAGGAGGTTAAG GCCAAGAATGCTCTTGCCCATGGCCTGCAATCAGCCCGCCATGACTGTGATCTGCTGAGGGAGCAGTTTGAAGAGGAGCAGGAGGCCAAGGCTGAGCTGCAGCGTGGAATGTCCAAGGCCAACAGTGAGGTGGCTCAGTGGAGATCGAAGTATGAAACTGATGCTATCCAGCGCACTGAGGAGCTTGAGGAATCCAA GAAAAAGCTTGCCCAGCGCCTTCAGGAGGCTGAGGAACAGATTGAGGCAGTGAATTCCAAGTGTGCTTCTCTTGAGAAAACCAAACAGAGGCTCCAGAGTGAGGTGGAGGACCTCATGATTGATGTGGAGAGGGCCAATGGCCTTGCTGCCAACCTGGACAAAAAGCAGAGGAACTTTGACAAG GTGTTGGCAGAGTGGAAGCAGAAGTACGAGGAGGGTCAGGCAGAGCTTGAGGGAGCACAGAAGGAGGCTCGTTCTCTCAGCACTGAACTGTTCAAGATGAAGAACTCTTATGAGGAGGCTCTTGATCATCTGGAGACCATGAAGCGTGAAAACAAGAATCTGCAAC AGGAGATCTCAGATCTGACTGAACAGATTGGTGAGACTGGCAAGAGTATCCATGAGCTGGAGAAGAACAAGAAGCAGGTGGAGACAGAGAAGACTGAGATCCAGACAGCTCTTGAAGAGGCTGAG GGAACTCTGGAACATGAAGAGTCTAAGATCCTGCGTGTCCAGCTGGAGCTCAACCAGATTAAGGGTGAGGTGGACAGGAAGCTGGCAGAGAAAGATGAAGAGATGGAACAGATCAAGAGGAACAGCCAGAGAGTGACTGACTCCATGCAGAGCACTCTGGATTCTGAGGTCAGGAGCAGGAACGATGCCCTGAGAATCAAGAAGAAGATGGAGGGAGATCTGAATGAGATGGAGATTCAGCTCAGCCATGCCAACCGCCAGGCTGCTGAGTCCACGAAGCAGCTCAGGAATGTGCAGGCACAGCTGAAG GATGCACAACTGCACCTTGATGATGCTGTCAGAGCCCAGGAGGACTTCAAGGAGCAGGCTGCTATGGTGGATCGTAGAAACGGTCTTATGGTGGCTGAAATTGAGGAACTTAGAGCTGCTCTggaacagacagagagaagtcgCAAAATTGCTGAGCAAGAGCTGGTTGATGCCAGTGAGCGTGTTGGACTTCTGCACTCTCAG AACACAAGCCTTGTGAACACCAAGAAGAAGCTTGAGACAGACCTGGTCCAGGTCCAGGGTGAAGTGGATGACATTGTGCAGGAAGCAAGGAATGCAGAGGAGAAGGCCAAGAAGGCCATCACTGAT GCTGCTATGATGGCTGAGGAGCTGAAGAAGGAGCAAGATACTAGTGCTCATCTggagaggatgaagaagaaCCTGGAGGTTGCTGTTAAGGACCTGCAGCACCGTCTGGATGAGGCTGAGAACCTGGCCATGAAGGGTGGCAAGAAGCAGCTCCAGAAACTGGAGTCTAGG GTGCGTGAGCTGGAAGCAGAGGTTGAGGCTGAACAGAGACGTGGAGTAGATGCTGTTAAAGGTGTCCGCAAATATGAGAGGAGAGTTAAGGAGCTCACCTATCAG ACTGAGGAGGACAAGAAAAATGTTGCCAGGCTGCAGGATCTGGTTGACAAATTGCAGCTGAAGGTGAAGGCCTACAAGAGGCAGGCTGAGGAGGCG GAGGAACAAGCCAATACTCATCTGTCCAAGTGCAGGAAGGTTCAAAatgagctggaggaggctgaggaGCGTGCTGACATTGCAGAGTCCCAGGTCAACAAACTGAGAGCAAAGGGCCGTGACTCTGGCAAG GGAAAAGAAGCAGCTGAATAA